From Proteiniborus sp. MB09-C3, the proteins below share one genomic window:
- a CDS encoding helix-turn-helix transcriptional regulator: MAISYKKLFHLLIEKEITNADLQRQAGFSANIITRLKRNGYVSLETIESICRTLNCSVDDILEFIPDEDKE; encoded by the coding sequence ATGGCTATAAGCTATAAAAAGCTATTCCACTTGTTAATAGAAAAAGAAATCACAAATGCGGATCTACAGAGACAAGCTGGTTTTTCCGCTAATATTATTACTCGACTTAAGCGAAACGGATATGTTTCACTGGAAACTATAGAAAGTATATGCAGAACGCTTAATTGCAGTGTAGATGATATACTGGAGTTTATTCCAGATGAAGATAAGGAGTAA
- a CDS encoding restriction endonuclease subunit M, which yields MKSNIIVDIIEEDVVSYGQSLLNILLKDRTTNQNIIWASNDYSKFGDLYKAECEIKPLLITNSNDKVIQPRITKTYKKQNIRTREKAEVFTPSWVCNEQNNLIDEQWFGRKDVFNIQKSKSWKPTNNKIPFTDEKGRTWKDYVDARRIEITCGEAPYLVSRYDTVTGETIELVSRIGLLDRKMRVINENLEDEDEWQKWTERAFQSVYGYEYQGDNLLLARENLLYTYIENMKYKFERSPSLIELKRIATIISWNIWQMDGITFSVPLCDMRCWFEQLTLFDNYGDINNEIEHKYCKIKDWRSRIIIEYRSLVGGGK from the coding sequence GTGAAGTCAAATATTATTGTAGATATTATAGAAGAAGATGTTGTATCATATGGGCAATCACTGCTTAATATCCTCCTCAAAGATAGAACTACAAATCAGAACATAATCTGGGCATCAAATGATTATTCTAAATTTGGAGATTTGTATAAAGCAGAATGTGAAATTAAGCCTCTCTTAATTACAAATTCTAATGACAAAGTTATACAACCTAGAATAACTAAAACTTATAAAAAGCAAAATATCCGGACAAGAGAAAAGGCAGAAGTTTTTACCCCTTCATGGGTATGTAATGAACAGAATAACCTTATAGATGAACAATGGTTTGGAAGAAAAGATGTATTTAATATACAAAAAAGCAAATCTTGGAAACCAACAAATAATAAAATACCTTTTACAGATGAAAAAGGGCGAACTTGGAAAGATTATGTTGATGCAAGAAGAATCGAAATTACATGTGGTGAGGCACCGTATTTGGTAAGTCGATATGATACCGTTACTGGAGAAACAATTGAATTAGTGTCACGTATAGGGTTACTGGATCGCAAGATGCGGGTGATAAATGAAAATCTAGAGGATGAAGATGAATGGCAAAAATGGACTGAAAGAGCCTTTCAAAGTGTATATGGATATGAATATCAAGGAGACAATCTGCTTTTAGCACGTGAGAACCTTTTATATACTTACATTGAAAATATGAAATATAAATTTGAGCGTTCCCCAAGTTTAATAGAATTGAAGAGAATAGCCACAATTATATCTTGGAATATATGGCAAATGGATGGAATTACATTTTCAGTACCATTATGTGATATGCGGTGCTGGTTCGAACAATTAACTCTGTTTGATAACTATGGTGATATTAACAATGAAATTGAACATAAATATTGCAAGATTAAGGATTGGCGTTCAAGGATTATTATTGAGTATAGGTCATTAGTAGGAGGGGGAAAATAA
- a CDS encoding helix-turn-helix domain-containing protein yields MSFFGRIYKEELPSRAKCVYMYLKDRCDAKGECWPAINTIAKDTSMSRSTVKRAIADLIRCGLLRKESRYRENGSNSSNRYFLSIE; encoded by the coding sequence TTGAGCTTTTTTGGGAGGATTTATAAAGAGGAACTTCCATCTCGTGCTAAGTGTGTATATATGTATTTGAAAGATAGATGTGATGCAAAGGGTGAGTGCTGGCCAGCCATTAATACCATTGCAAAAGACACATCAATGTCAAGGAGTACAGTGAAGAGAGCCATAGCCGATTTAATTCGTTGTGGCTTGCTTAGGAAAGAATCACGTTATAGGGAGAATGGAAGTAATTCCTCTAATAGATATTTTTTAAGCATAGAGTAA
- a CDS encoding DUF3991 domain-containing protein produces MSTYIHFTEEQKQRANSVDLVEFLQRQGEKLLPSGREKRIASNHSITVRGNEWYDHALEQGGLAIDFVQNFYGLSFPEAVTKLISGEQGELYSKAKERKQIKRKPFVLPPKNSDMRRVFAYLIKNRHIDRDVVSFFAKQKLLYESCEQSANKTKEYHNAVFVGYDENGVPCHAHKRGIYSNGQSFKGNVENSNPCYSFHYTGTSNRFYVFEAPIDMMSFITINKNTNWQEHSYVALCGVSEQAMLKMLENNPNLNHVILCLDHDTAGIEASEKFQDILSKKGIECSRLLSKCKDWNEDIKESFNLSAIPSEEHPQDIIRDEVCTEIKEHVLEVRKNNNSHSKLNTLFKKCNTDDTEQMVENLKQLSALSLCLASNEYRQMGYPSETDKLLTGLHDGFKAYENRSKLNNRLLDIQKELEQIGKQQGVTCENEKKDIARRYETIAKHCLKAIITIVLQQQKQEQKQLMMMS; encoded by the coding sequence ATGAGTACTTATATTCATTTTACAGAAGAACAAAAACAAAGAGCCAATTCAGTTGACCTTGTAGAGTTTTTACAAAGGCAAGGTGAGAAACTATTGCCATCAGGTAGAGAAAAAAGAATTGCAAGTAACCATAGTATTACAGTTAGAGGTAACGAATGGTACGATCATGCATTAGAGCAGGGAGGTCTTGCAATTGATTTTGTACAAAACTTTTATGGCTTATCTTTTCCAGAGGCAGTAACAAAGCTCATTAGTGGTGAACAAGGTGAGTTATATAGTAAGGCAAAAGAAAGAAAGCAAATAAAACGAAAACCCTTTGTACTCCCACCGAAGAATTCAGATATGCGAAGGGTTTTTGCGTATCTCATTAAAAATCGTCATATTGATCGTGATGTGGTTAGTTTCTTCGCTAAACAAAAATTACTCTATGAAAGTTGTGAACAATCTGCAAACAAGACGAAAGAATATCATAACGCAGTATTTGTAGGTTATGATGAAAATGGAGTCCCTTGCCACGCTCACAAACGTGGAATCTATTCTAATGGTCAAAGTTTTAAAGGTAATGTTGAGAACAGTAATCCTTGTTATAGCTTTCATTACACAGGAACAAGTAATAGGTTTTATGTATTTGAAGCACCTATTGATATGATGTCTTTCATTACAATAAATAAAAATACCAATTGGCAGGAACACAGTTATGTCGCATTGTGTGGAGTATCGGAACAAGCAATGCTTAAAATGCTTGAAAATAATCCTAATTTAAATCATGTTATATTATGTTTAGACCATGACACAGCTGGGATTGAAGCAAGTGAAAAATTTCAGGATATACTTTCTAAGAAAGGAATTGAATGCAGTAGATTGCTTTCTAAATGCAAGGACTGGAATGAAGATATTAAAGAAAGCTTCAACCTCTCAGCAATTCCATCAGAGGAACACCCACAAGATATTATTCGTGATGAAGTTTGCACTGAAATCAAAGAACATGTCTTAGAAGTAAGAAAGAATAATAATTCACATTCAAAACTAAATACCTTATTTAAAAAATGTAATACTGATGATACAGAGCAGATGGTTGAAAATTTAAAACAACTGTCTGCTCTTTCTTTATGCCTTGCATCCAATGAATACAGACAGATGGGCTATCCTTCAGAAACGGACAAATTGCTTACAGGATTACATGATGGATTCAAGGCATATGAAAATCGTAGTAAACTTAATAATCGCTTATTAGATATACAAAAAGAACTTGAGCAAATTGGAAAACAGCAGGGTGTTACTTGTGAAAATGAAAAGAAAGATATTGCTAGAAGATATGAAACTATTGCTAAACATTGCTTAAAGGCAATTATTACTATTGTTTTGCAGCAACAAAAGCAAGAGCAAAAACAGTTAATGATGATGTCATAG
- a CDS encoding VirD4-like conjugal transfer protein, CD1115 family: protein MQSQVLLLIGVGSIMFLVIGGLSLLAHYYTLNGIKSKTVGDGQHGVARFATQKEIIKTYEHIPFNVSQWRKGKNLPRDESGNLIQGLVVGCKGNKGDIVGLVDTGDVHCLMIGAAGVGKTAFFLYPNLEYACASGMSFITTDTKGDLARNYGTIAKENYGYKVAVIDLRNPTRSDGNNLLHLVNKYMDAYRENNDNLSARAKAEKYAKIISKTIINSGGDSSAYGQNAFFYDAAEGLLTAVILLVAEYLPPSEEDGIVTDTRHIISVFKLVQDLMAPSKVKGKSQFQLLMDKLPPDHKARWFAGAALNSAEQAMASVLSTVLSRLNAFLDSEMEQILCFDTTIDAETFCYEKSAIFLILPEEDNTKYFMVSLFLQQFYREMLTVADENGGKLPNRVMIYADEIGTIPKIESFEMMLSAGRSRRISIVPIIQSFAQLDKNYGKEGSEIITDNCQLTIFGGFAPNSETAQVLSKALGSRTVMSGSISRGKNDPSQSLQMIERPLLTADELKSLPKGNFVIMKTGVHPMQTKLRLFLDWGITFDKPYEMEEKSHRKVRYADKQTLEENVISQYMTDVIDEEGTTESTANKQGGILHTPTHEQTGEGKVDSKRKSILRT, encoded by the coding sequence ATGCAATCACAGGTACTTTTATTGATAGGAGTTGGTTCCATAATGTTCTTAGTTATTGGTGGGTTGTCTTTACTTGCTCATTATTATACCTTAAATGGAATCAAATCTAAAACAGTAGGTGATGGCCAACATGGAGTTGCTCGTTTCGCTACACAAAAGGAAATTATTAAAACATATGAGCATATTCCTTTCAATGTATCACAATGGAGAAAGGGTAAGAATCTTCCACGTGATGAGAGTGGTAATTTGATACAGGGATTAGTGGTTGGATGTAAAGGAAATAAAGGAGATATTGTAGGACTTGTAGATACAGGAGATGTTCACTGTCTTATGATTGGTGCAGCAGGAGTTGGTAAAACAGCCTTTTTTCTATATCCAAACCTAGAATATGCATGTGCAAGTGGGATGAGTTTTATAACCACTGATACAAAGGGAGATTTAGCTAGAAACTATGGAACGATAGCTAAAGAGAATTATGGATATAAAGTTGCAGTTATTGATTTAAGAAATCCCACACGCAGTGATGGAAATAATCTTTTGCACTTAGTAAATAAATATATGGATGCATATCGAGAGAATAACGATAATCTATCGGCAAGAGCTAAGGCAGAAAAATATGCAAAGATAATCTCTAAGACAATCATAAATTCAGGAGGTGACAGCTCAGCTTATGGGCAAAATGCATTCTTCTATGATGCGGCCGAAGGACTTCTGACAGCAGTTATTTTATTGGTAGCAGAATACTTGCCTCCTAGTGAAGAAGATGGAATTGTAACAGATACAAGGCATATCATTAGTGTATTTAAATTGGTACAGGATTTAATGGCTCCAAGTAAGGTGAAAGGGAAAAGCCAGTTCCAATTATTAATGGATAAACTTCCACCTGATCATAAAGCTAGATGGTTTGCTGGTGCTGCACTTAATTCAGCAGAGCAAGCAATGGCTTCTGTTCTTTCTACTGTACTATCAAGGCTCAATGCATTTCTTGATTCTGAAATGGAGCAGATATTGTGTTTTGATACAACAATTGATGCGGAAACCTTCTGCTATGAAAAATCTGCAATATTTCTTATACTCCCGGAGGAAGATAATACAAAGTATTTCATGGTCAGTTTATTTTTGCAACAGTTTTATCGTGAGATGTTGACAGTAGCTGATGAAAACGGAGGCAAACTACCTAATCGTGTGATGATATATGCAGATGAAATAGGAACAATACCCAAAATAGAATCCTTTGAAATGATGCTTAGTGCAGGGAGATCAAGAAGAATTTCTATTGTACCAATCATTCAATCCTTTGCACAGCTTGATAAGAATTATGGGAAAGAAGGTAGTGAGATTATAACTGATAACTGTCAACTCACTATATTTGGAGGGTTTGCACCAAATTCAGAAACAGCTCAGGTGTTATCTAAAGCACTTGGTAGTAGAACAGTTATGAGTGGAAGCATCAGCAGAGGGAAAAATGATCCCTCTCAAAGTTTACAGATGATTGAGCGACCTCTACTTACGGCAGATGAGTTAAAATCCTTGCCTAAAGGAAACTTTGTAATTATGAAAACAGGTGTACATCCAATGCAAACAAAACTTCGATTATTTTTGGATTGGGGCATCACTTTTGACAAGCCATATGAGATGGAGGAAAAGTCCCATCGTAAGGTACGCTATGCCGACAAGCAGACCTTAGAAGAAAATGTTATTAGTCAGTATATGACTGATGTAATAGACGAAGAAGGAACTACCGAATCCACTGCAAACAAACAAGGAGGCATACTTCATACTCCTACACATGAGCAAACTGGTGAAGGTAAAGTAGATTCGAAACGCAAATCAATACTCAGGACATAG